A stretch of Longimicrobium sp. DNA encodes these proteins:
- a CDS encoding ATP-binding protein — MNAWPEPREAPDAEPFYPDGFAHLADELDRLNLLLRLRTAAARRRWLGRPESAGSPLCVSDAEVDALLNGGQAAGGEPADEQLLRRALGAWGEEIEARVAGSLRRGIALALPQLARLYGLSAFEVQAVLVCLAPELRRGYDRVYAYLQDDITRRRPSVDLVLELLCETEAERWSARALLAPQSRLLHAGILQAVDDPHSPSASGGLAQLLRLDPRILHYLLGHDATDARLTSLVRLHRAAVPMDALPVDAAARAELGALARAWGADGGPRRCLVVHLHGPRGVGRRELAAAFAAELGAPLLALDAHRLPADPDEADALLRLAMRESLLLQAPLYLAPAEVFVREGDAAAALRAALARSAEWFGWLVFLGGEGAWAHPEAFAGLDFHSVALPLPAEPEREAAWRQALEGALPDGAGGELPARLAERFRLTPGQVREAARAAAHRADVDGAAVDFEALAAACRAQARHNLAGLAARVEPRYGWEDLVLPEDRLAQLREMCEQVRHARQVYERWGFGRKLARGRGLSALFSGPPGTGKTMAAEVLAAELRLDLYKVDLARVVSKYIGETEKNLSRIFAEAEDSNAILFFDEADALFGRRTEVADAHDRYANIETSYLLQRMEEYAGIVVLASNLRENMDDAFLRRIRFLVDFPFPDAPSRRRIWEAHFPPDAPVGGEVDYGLLGERIQVAGGNIKNIALHAAFLAAADGGVIVPAHILRATRREFEKIGKLWDEAALTRGRR, encoded by the coding sequence GTGAACGCCTGGCCGGAGCCGCGCGAGGCGCCGGACGCGGAGCCGTTCTACCCCGACGGCTTCGCGCACCTGGCCGACGAGCTGGACCGGCTGAACCTGCTGCTGCGCCTGCGCACGGCGGCCGCGCGCCGCCGGTGGCTGGGGCGGCCGGAGTCCGCCGGGAGCCCGCTGTGCGTCAGCGACGCGGAGGTGGACGCGCTGCTGAACGGCGGCCAGGCGGCCGGGGGGGAGCCGGCGGACGAGCAGCTGCTGCGCCGCGCGCTGGGGGCGTGGGGGGAGGAGATCGAGGCGCGCGTGGCGGGGAGCCTGCGGCGGGGGATCGCCCTGGCGCTGCCGCAGCTGGCGCGGCTGTACGGCCTCTCCGCCTTCGAGGTGCAGGCCGTGCTCGTCTGCCTGGCGCCGGAGCTGCGCCGCGGCTACGACCGCGTGTACGCCTACCTGCAGGACGACATCACCCGCCGCCGCCCCAGCGTGGACCTGGTGCTGGAGCTGCTCTGCGAGACCGAGGCCGAGCGGTGGAGCGCCCGCGCCCTGCTGGCGCCCCAGTCCCGGCTGCTGCACGCGGGGATCCTGCAGGCCGTGGACGACCCGCACAGCCCCTCCGCGTCCGGCGGCCTGGCGCAGCTGCTCCGGCTGGACCCGCGCATCCTGCACTACCTGCTGGGCCACGACGCCACCGACGCGCGGCTCACCAGCCTGGTGCGGCTCCACCGCGCCGCCGTGCCGATGGACGCGCTCCCCGTGGACGCCGCCGCCCGCGCCGAGCTGGGCGCCCTGGCCCGCGCCTGGGGCGCCGACGGCGGCCCGCGGCGCTGCCTGGTGGTGCACCTGCACGGGCCCCGCGGCGTGGGGCGGCGCGAGCTGGCCGCCGCCTTCGCCGCGGAGCTGGGCGCGCCGCTCCTGGCGCTCGACGCGCACCGCCTCCCCGCGGACCCGGACGAGGCGGACGCGCTGCTGCGCCTGGCGATGCGGGAGAGCCTGCTGCTGCAGGCGCCCCTCTACCTCGCCCCCGCGGAGGTCTTCGTGCGGGAGGGCGACGCGGCGGCGGCGCTCCGGGCGGCGCTGGCGCGCTCGGCGGAGTGGTTCGGCTGGCTCGTGTTCCTGGGCGGCGAGGGGGCGTGGGCGCACCCGGAAGCCTTCGCCGGGCTGGACTTCCACTCCGTGGCGCTCCCCCTGCCGGCCGAGCCGGAGCGCGAGGCCGCCTGGCGCCAGGCGCTGGAGGGGGCGCTGCCGGACGGGGCCGGCGGGGAGCTCCCCGCGCGGCTGGCGGAGCGCTTCCGCCTGACGCCGGGCCAGGTGCGCGAGGCGGCGCGGGCGGCGGCGCACCGCGCGGACGTGGACGGTGCCGCGGTGGACTTCGAGGCGCTGGCGGCGGCGTGCCGGGCGCAGGCGCGGCACAACCTGGCCGGGCTGGCCGCCCGGGTGGAGCCCCGCTACGGCTGGGAGGACCTCGTCCTTCCGGAGGACCGGCTGGCGCAGCTCCGGGAGATGTGCGAGCAGGTGCGCCACGCCCGGCAGGTGTACGAGCGCTGGGGCTTCGGGCGCAAGCTGGCGCGGGGGCGGGGGCTCAGCGCGCTCTTCTCCGGCCCCCCGGGGACGGGGAAGACGATGGCGGCGGAGGTGCTGGCGGCCGAGCTGCGGCTGGACCTGTACAAGGTCGACCTGGCCCGCGTCGTCAGCAAGTACATCGGCGAGACGGAGAAGAACCTGTCGCGCATCTTCGCCGAGGCGGAGGACAGCAACGCCATCCTCTTCTTCGACGAGGCCGACGCGCTCTTCGGGCGGCGCACCGAGGTGGCCGACGCGCACGACCGCTACGCCAACATCGAGACCAGCTACCTGCTGCAGCGGATGGAGGAGTACGCGGGGATCGTCGTCCTCGCCAGCAACCTCCGCGAGAACATGGACGACGCGTTCCTGCGCCGCATCCGCTTCCTGGTGGACTTCCCCTTCCCCGACGCGCCGAGCCGCCGGCGGATCTGGGAGGCGCACTTCCCCCCCGACGCGCCCGTGGGCGGCGAGGTGGACTACGGCCTCCTGGGCGAGCGCATCCAGGTGGCGGGGGGGAACATCAAGAACATCGCCCTGCACGCCGCCTTCCTGGCCGCGGCGGACGGCGGCGTGATCGTGCCCGCGCACATCCTGCGCGCCACCCGCCGCGAGTTCGAGAAGATCGGCAAGCTGTGGGACGAGGCGGCCCTCACCCGCGGGAGGCGGTGA
- a CDS encoding Pvc16 family protein yields the protein MSTSTAIGRVSESLRNLLLGEMQLTPSVPVTILAPDEGGGPRRINLFLYKIQENPHLRNLDWQASASLPGELVAPPLSLNLYYLMTPYAANDSSLGNATLHEILGEAMRVFYEHPVVPDAYLAGDLGEGREQLSIVQNGLDVEELSQVWSTFSQPFRLSVLYEVSVVQLDQSADRRRPIPERVRSIGVPDVRAPYRPPVVGRMEPASGPAGTTVTFHGEHLDGWNAHVILLRDRIVDGVPVAGDSFTATVPADLPPGMYPLRVDVAHLYRRTFFFEVTP from the coding sequence ATGAGCACGTCCACGGCCATCGGCCGCGTGAGCGAGTCGCTCCGCAACCTGCTGCTGGGGGAGATGCAGCTCACCCCCAGCGTGCCCGTGACCATCCTGGCCCCGGACGAGGGCGGCGGCCCGCGGCGCATCAACCTGTTCCTCTACAAGATCCAGGAGAACCCGCACCTGCGGAACCTGGACTGGCAGGCGAGCGCGTCGCTGCCGGGCGAGCTCGTCGCGCCGCCGCTGTCGCTGAACCTGTACTACCTGATGACGCCGTACGCCGCCAACGACAGCAGCCTGGGCAACGCCACCCTGCACGAGATCCTGGGCGAGGCCATGCGCGTGTTCTACGAGCACCCCGTGGTCCCCGACGCGTACCTGGCGGGCGACCTGGGCGAGGGGCGCGAGCAGCTCTCCATCGTCCAGAACGGGCTGGACGTGGAGGAGCTGAGCCAGGTGTGGAGCACCTTCTCGCAGCCGTTCCGCCTCTCCGTGCTCTACGAAGTCTCCGTCGTGCAGCTGGACCAGTCGGCCGACCGGCGGCGCCCGATCCCCGAGCGCGTGCGCAGCATCGGCGTGCCCGACGTGCGGGCGCCGTACCGGCCGCCCGTGGTGGGGCGCATGGAGCCGGCGAGCGGCCCCGCGGGGACGACGGTCACCTTCCACGGCGAGCACCTGGACGGCTGGAACGCGCACGTGATCCTGCTGCGCGACCGCATCGTCGACGGCGTGCCGGTCGCGGGCGACAGCTTCACCGCGACGGTCCCGGCCGACCTCCCGCCGGGGATGTATCCCCTGCGGGTAGACGTGGCGCACCTGTACCGCCGCACCTTCTTCTTCGAGGTGACCCCGTGA